A region of Candidatus Methylomirabilota bacterium DNA encodes the following proteins:
- a CDS encoding RidA family protein, with translation MPRTLISSGMKFERIASYSRAVVDGDMIYVSGTTGFSRRSGRYPEGVIAQTEQALRTISWALGQAGATLADVLRVRVFIAERQDLLPVCRVVGRHFRRIRPANTTVCTPLATPEMKVEIEVTARRGSGTGARPRRRRRPRG, from the coding sequence ATGCCGCGGACGCTGATCTCGAGCGGGATGAAGTTCGAGCGCATCGCGAGCTACTCGCGAGCCGTGGTCGACGGAGACATGATCTACGTGTCGGGAACCACCGGCTTCAGCCGGAGGAGCGGCCGGTATCCCGAAGGCGTCATCGCCCAGACGGAGCAGGCGCTCCGCACCATCAGCTGGGCGCTCGGGCAAGCCGGGGCCACCCTGGCTGACGTCCTGCGGGTGCGCGTGTTCATCGCCGAGCGCCAGGACCTCCTGCCGGTCTGCCGGGTGGTCGGACGGCACTTCCGCCGGATCCGGCCGGCGAATACCACCGTCTGCACGCCCCTGGCCACCCCGGAGATGAAGGTCGAGATCGAGGTGACGGCGCGGCGCGGGTCGGGAACCGGGGCCCGGCCGCGTCGCCGGCGGCGGCCACGGGGCTGA
- a CDS encoding branched-chain amino acid ABC transporter permease — protein sequence MLGLVSYLVFFAIVVLVFAIAVLGLNLQWGFTGLFNAGVVGFYAVGGYTLAILTAPPRPEFLGGLGLPFVVGLAVAMGTSAAAAFVIGLATIRLREDYLAIATFGVAVVIQLVALNFEALTGGNLGIAAIPRPLAGWFDSPFAYNGFYLALMAVAVGTVYWALERMVRSPWGRVLRAIREDETAAVSLGKDARRFRLQAFVLGSMLVGLAGALYVAFIGYVSPFDFLPIVTFQMWTMLIVGGSGSNRGAVLGAAIVWGLWSLSGSLVARYLPSELQTQGGALQVILIGLILVLTLLFRPRGLIGEAPIVSRHLEDH from the coding sequence ATGCTCGGCCTCGTCTCCTATCTCGTCTTCTTCGCCATCGTCGTCCTGGTCTTCGCCATCGCCGTGCTCGGGCTCAACCTTCAGTGGGGGTTCACGGGCCTCTTCAATGCCGGGGTGGTCGGGTTCTACGCGGTCGGGGGCTACACCCTGGCGATCCTCACGGCCCCGCCGCGGCCGGAATTCCTGGGAGGGCTCGGGCTTCCCTTCGTGGTGGGCCTGGCGGTGGCCATGGGGACCTCCGCCGCGGCGGCGTTCGTGATCGGCCTGGCGACCATCCGCTTGCGCGAGGACTACCTGGCCATCGCGACCTTCGGCGTGGCGGTGGTGATCCAGCTCGTCGCGCTCAACTTCGAGGCCTTGACGGGCGGAAACCTGGGAATCGCGGCGATCCCCCGCCCGCTGGCGGGGTGGTTCGACTCGCCGTTCGCCTACAACGGGTTCTATCTCGCCCTGATGGCGGTGGCCGTCGGGACGGTCTACTGGGCGCTGGAGCGGATGGTGCGCTCGCCGTGGGGGCGGGTGCTGCGGGCCATCCGCGAGGACGAGACGGCGGCCGTCTCGCTGGGAAAGGACGCCCGGCGCTTCCGGCTGCAGGCCTTCGTCCTGGGGTCGATGCTGGTCGGACTGGCCGGGGCGCTCTACGTCGCGTTCATCGGGTATGTGAGCCCCTTCGACTTCCTGCCGATCGTCACGTTCCAGATGTGGACGATGCTGATCGTGGGCGGGAGCGGCAGCAACCGGGGCGCCGTGCTCGGCGCGGCCATCGTGTGGGGCCTGTGGAGCCTGAGCGGCAGCCTGGTGGCGCGCTACCTGCCCTCCGAGCTCCAGACCCAGGGGGGCGCGCTCCAGGTCATCCTGATCGGTCTGATCCTCGTCCTGACACTCCTCTTCCGGCCGCGGGGCCTGATCGGCGAGGCGCCCATCGTGTCCCGCCACCTGGAAGACCACTGA
- a CDS encoding ABC transporter substrate-binding protein, whose protein sequence is MRIDRGLFTLAVALALVGALGPMAEAQPACPVKLGGILSLTGSLGAIGKPIADSARLAVEHVNAAGGVKGCPIEFILRDDQGQSTVGVDAAKNLVDVQGVPAIIGAISSGVSLPVLTSVAVPAKVTMVSCCSTAPTFTTLAQEGKTGGYFFRTLPTTKTQAYGAAKIAAERSYKKVAIIYVNTDFGVNLAKDFTRALQKLGGAVVLSIPYQENQPSYRAEVTRALAATPDSIYLVAFPQDGATLAREWISFGGTQNIILNNALRADQFLKAVGARFLQNAYGMDNAQVAGPSVDAFNQAYQAKFGSPPNGPGLHTVYDAVAVTALAMQAAKTLTGTEIRDNIRRVTGPTGTPVSTGVEGLRRGLELLRGGQAIRYTGATGPIQFDAYGDVSGPILVYRFKDEQIVTERVMTLDEVQALFKQID, encoded by the coding sequence ATGCGAATCGACCGTGGGCTCTTCACGCTCGCCGTCGCCCTCGCGCTCGTCGGGGCGCTCGGCCCGATGGCCGAGGCCCAGCCGGCCTGTCCCGTCAAGCTCGGAGGCATCCTGTCGCTCACCGGCTCGCTCGGCGCCATCGGGAAGCCGATCGCCGACTCGGCCCGCCTGGCCGTCGAGCACGTCAACGCCGCGGGGGGCGTCAAGGGGTGTCCGATCGAGTTCATCCTGCGCGACGACCAGGGGCAATCCACGGTCGGGGTCGACGCCGCCAAGAACCTCGTCGACGTGCAAGGGGTGCCGGCCATCATCGGCGCCATCTCCAGTGGCGTGAGCCTCCCGGTCCTGACCTCGGTGGCGGTGCCGGCCAAGGTCACGATGGTCTCGTGCTGCTCGACGGCCCCGACCTTCACCACCCTCGCCCAGGAGGGCAAGACCGGCGGCTACTTCTTCCGCACCCTGCCGACGACGAAGACCCAGGCCTACGGCGCGGCCAAGATCGCCGCCGAGCGGAGCTACAAGAAGGTCGCCATCATCTACGTCAACACCGACTTCGGCGTCAACCTGGCCAAGGACTTCACCCGCGCGCTGCAGAAGCTCGGCGGCGCGGTCGTCCTCTCCATCCCCTACCAGGAGAACCAGCCGTCCTACCGCGCCGAGGTGACGCGGGCGCTCGCCGCCACTCCCGACTCCATCTACCTGGTGGCGTTCCCCCAGGACGGCGCCACGCTCGCCCGGGAGTGGATCTCGTTCGGGGGCACCCAGAACATCATCCTCAACAACGCGCTCCGGGCCGACCAGTTCCTCAAGGCGGTCGGCGCCCGGTTCCTCCAGAACGCCTACGGGATGGACAACGCGCAGGTGGCGGGGCCCTCGGTCGACGCCTTCAACCAGGCGTACCAGGCGAAGTTCGGGAGCCCGCCGAACGGACCGGGCCTCCACACCGTCTACGACGCCGTCGCCGTGACGGCCCTGGCCATGCAGGCGGCCAAGACGCTCACCGGGACCGAGATCCGCGACAACATCCGCCGGGTCACCGGCCCGACCGGCACCCCCGTCTCGACCGGGGTGGAGGGTCTCCGGCGGGGCCTCGAGCTCCTGCGCGGCGGCCAGGCGATCCGCTACACCGGCGCCACCGGGCCGATCCAGTTCGACGCCTACGGCGACGTCTCGGGGCCGATCCTCGTCTACCGCTTCAAGGACGAGCAGATCGTCACCGAGCGGGTGATGACGCTCGACGAGGTGCAGGCGCTGTTCAAGCAGATCGACTGA